The following coding sequences lie in one Notolabrus celidotus isolate fNotCel1 chromosome 6, fNotCel1.pri, whole genome shotgun sequence genomic window:
- the tle3a gene encoding transducin-like enhancer protein 3-A isoform X2, whose protein sequence is MYPQGRHPAPHQPGQPGFKFTVAESCDRIKDEFQFLQAQYHSLKVEYDKLANEKTEMQRHYVMYYEMSYGLNIEMHKQTEIAKRLNAILAQIMPFLSQEHQQQVAQAVERAKQVTMTELNAIIGQQQAAYPALMQQQLQAQHLSHAAHGPPVQLPPHPSGLQPPGIPPVTGSGSGLLALGALGSQAHLPVKDEKNHHDLEHRESTNNSISPSESLRTASEKHRSSSDYSLESKKRKVEEKDSMSRYDSDGEKSDDLVVDVSNEDPATPRASPAHSPPENGIDKPRPPKKDTPNSPASVASSGSTPSSKTKELSHNDKSSTPGLKSNTPTPRNDAPTPGTSSTPGLRPILGKPPGMEALAAPALRTPLSIAGSYPTPFAMMGHHEMNGGLTSPGVYAGLHISPQMSAAAAAAYGRSPMGFDPHTHMRAPGLPASLTSISGGKPAYSFHVSADGQMQPVPFPPDALIGPGIPRHARQINTLSHGEVVCAVTISNPTRHVYTGGKGCVKIWDISQPGSKSPVSQLDCLNRDNYIRSCKLLPDGRTLIVGGEASTLTIWDLASQTPRIKAELTSSAPACYALAISPDAKVCFSCCSDGNIAVWDLHNQTLVRQFQGHTDGASCIDISHDGTKLWTGGLDNTVRSWDLREGRQLQQHDFTSQIFSLGYCPTGEWLAVGMESSNVEVLHHSKPDKYQLHLHESCVLSLKFAYCGKWFVSTGKDNLLNAWRTPYGASIFQSKESSSVLSCDISTDDKYIVTGSGDKKATVYEVIY, encoded by the exons ATGTATCCACAAGGCCGACATCCG GCTCCACATCAGCCCGGCCAGCCTGGCTTCAAATTCACCGTAGCAGAGTCTTGTGACAGGATTAAAGATGAATTTCAGTTCCTGCAAGCCCAGTATCACAG TCTTAAGGTGGAGTACGACAAACTGGCCAATGAGAAGACCGAGATGCAGCGCCACTATGTCATG taTTATGAGATGTCCTACGGGCTGAACATAGAGATGCACAAACAG ACGGAGATTGCCAAACGGCTCAACGCAATTTTAGCTCAAATTATGCCTTTCCTGTCTCAAGAG CACCAACAGCAGGTTGCTCAGGCAGTGGAGCGGGCTAAGCAGGTGACTATGACCGAGCTGAATGCTATCATCGGG cagcagcaggctgccTACCCCGCTCTCATG cagcaacagcttcagGCGCAGCACCTCTCCCACGCTGCTCATGGGCCTCCAGTCCAGCTTCCACCTCACCCCTCGGGCCTGCAGCCGCCCGGCATCCCCCCTGTGACCGGCTCTGGATCGGGCCTGCTGGCACTAGGGGCCCTGGGAAGCCAAGCACACCTCCCAGTAAAGGACGAGAAGAACCACCACGATCTGGAACACAGAG AAAGCACG AATAACTCTATATCCCCATCAGAAAGCTTACGCACAGCCAGTGAGAAGCACCGCAGCTCCTCTGACTACAGCTTGGAGTCTAAGAAACGCAAAGTAGAGGAGAAGGACAGCATGAGTAGATAC GacagtgatggagagaaaagtgATGACCTGGTGGTAGATGTGTCTAATGAG GACCCTGCCACGCCGCGTGCAAGCCCTGCACACTCACCCCCCGAAAATGGCATAGATAAGCCCCGCCCTCCAAAGAAGGACACGCCCAACAGCCCTGCATCAGTGGCATCATCTGGAAGCACCCCATCCTCCAAAACCAAGGAGCTCAGTCAT AATGACAAATCCTCCACGCCTGGCCTCAAGTCCAACACCCCCACACCTCGCAATGATGCCCCCACCCCTGGCACCAGCTCCACTCCCGGGCTCAGACCCATCCTGGGCAAACCACCAGGCATGGAGGCTCTTG cggCCCCAGCTCTGCGTACTCCTCTGTCCATCGCAGGCTCCTACCCTACTCCCTTTGCTATGATGGGCCATCACGAAATGAATGGAGGCCTGACTAGTCCCGGTGTGTATGCTGGTCTTCACATCTCCCCTCAGATGAGCGCTGCAGCAGCGGCAGCCTATGGACGCTCCCCAATG GGGTTTGATCCTCACACCCACATGAGAGCTCCCGGCCTTCCAGCCAGCCTCACATCCATTTCTGGTGGCAAACC TGCTTACTCCTTTCACGTCAGTGCAGACGGGCAGATGCAGCCCGTGCCCTTCCCACCAGACGCCCTGATCGGCCCCGGTATCCCACGCCACGCCCGGCAGATCAACACGCTTAGTCACGGCGAGGTGGTGTGCGCTGTTACCATTAGCAACCCCACACGTCATGTCTACACTGGTGGAAAAGGCTGTGTCAAAATCTGGGACATTAGCCAACCGGGCAGCAAGAGCCCCGTGTCCCAACTAGACTGTCTG AACAGGGATAACTACATCCGCTCCTGTAAGCTGCTGCCTGATGGTCGCACATTGATTGTTGGAGGCGAGGCCAGCACATTGACCATCTGGGATCTGGCCTCTCAGACACCCCGCATCAAAGCTGAGCTCACCTCCTCGGCCCCGGCATGCTACGCCTTGGCCATCAGCCCTGACGCCAAAGTCTGCTTCTCCTGCTGCAGTGATGGAAACATAGCCGTTTGGGACCTGCACAACCAGACTCTCGTTAG GCAGTTCCAGGGTCACACGGATGGTGCTAGCTGTATTGATATATCCCATGATGGCACTAAGCTGTGGACAGGCGGTCTTGACAATACTGTACGCTCCTGGGATCTGAGGGAAGGtcggcagctgcagcagcatgacTTCACTTCACAG ATCTTCTCCTTGGGCTACTGTCCGACTGGAGAATGGCTTGCTGTGGGCATGGAGAGCAGTAATGTGGAAGTGCTCCATCACTCAAAGCCAGACAAATATCAGCTCCACCTGCACGAGAgctgtgtcctctctctcaAGTTTGCTTATTGTg GTAAATGGTTCGTGAGCACAGGGAAGGACAATTTGTTGAATGCTTGGAGGACTCCTTATGGCGCCAGCATATTCCAG TCCAAGGAATCCTCGTCTGTCCTGAGCTGTGACATCTCAACGGACGACAAGTATATCGTGACGGGCTCTGGTGACAAGAAGGCCACTGTATATGAAGTGATCTATTAG
- the tle3a gene encoding transducin-like enhancer protein 3-A isoform X3 produces the protein MYPQGRHPAPHQPGQPGFKFTVAESCDRIKDEFQFLQAQYHSLKVEYDKLANEKTEMQRHYVMYYEMSYGLNIEMHKQTEIAKRLNAILAQIMPFLSQEHQQQVAQAVERAKQVTMTELNAIIGQQQLQAQHLSHAAHGPPVQLPPHPSGLQPPGIPPVTGSGSGLLALGALGSQAHLPVKDEKNHHDLEHRESTNNSISPSESLRTASEKHRSSSDYSLESKKRKVEEKDSMSRYDSDGEKSDDLVVDVSNEDPATPRASPAHSPPENGIDKPRPPKKDTPNSPASVASSGSTPSSKTKELSHNDKSSTPGLKSNTPTPRNDAPTPGTSSTPGLRPILGKPPGMEALAAPALRTPLSIAGSYPTPFAMMGHHEMNGGLTSPGVYAGLHISPQMSAAAAAAYGRSPMGFDPHTHMRAPGLPASLTSISGGKPAYSFHVSADGQMQPVPFPPDALIGPGIPRHARQINTLSHGEVVCAVTISNPTRHVYTGGKGCVKIWDISQPGSKSPVSQLDCLNRDNYIRSCKLLPDGRTLIVGGEASTLTIWDLASQTPRIKAELTSSAPACYALAISPDAKVCFSCCSDGNIAVWDLHNQTLVRQFQGHTDGASCIDISHDGTKLWTGGLDNTVRSWDLREGRQLQQHDFTSQIFSLGYCPTGEWLAVGMESSNVEVLHHSKPDKYQLHLHESCVLSLKFAYCGKWFVSTGKDNLLNAWRTPYGASIFQSKESSSVLSCDISTDDKYIVTGSGDKKATVYEVIY, from the exons ATGTATCCACAAGGCCGACATCCG GCTCCACATCAGCCCGGCCAGCCTGGCTTCAAATTCACCGTAGCAGAGTCTTGTGACAGGATTAAAGATGAATTTCAGTTCCTGCAAGCCCAGTATCACAG TCTTAAGGTGGAGTACGACAAACTGGCCAATGAGAAGACCGAGATGCAGCGCCACTATGTCATG taTTATGAGATGTCCTACGGGCTGAACATAGAGATGCACAAACAG ACGGAGATTGCCAAACGGCTCAACGCAATTTTAGCTCAAATTATGCCTTTCCTGTCTCAAGAG CACCAACAGCAGGTTGCTCAGGCAGTGGAGCGGGCTAAGCAGGTGACTATGACCGAGCTGAATGCTATCATCGGG cagcaacagcttcagGCGCAGCACCTCTCCCACGCTGCTCATGGGCCTCCAGTCCAGCTTCCACCTCACCCCTCGGGCCTGCAGCCGCCCGGCATCCCCCCTGTGACCGGCTCTGGATCGGGCCTGCTGGCACTAGGGGCCCTGGGAAGCCAAGCACACCTCCCAGTAAAGGACGAGAAGAACCACCACGATCTGGAACACAGAG AAAGCACG AATAACTCTATATCCCCATCAGAAAGCTTACGCACAGCCAGTGAGAAGCACCGCAGCTCCTCTGACTACAGCTTGGAGTCTAAGAAACGCAAAGTAGAGGAGAAGGACAGCATGAGTAGATAC GacagtgatggagagaaaagtgATGACCTGGTGGTAGATGTGTCTAATGAG GACCCTGCCACGCCGCGTGCAAGCCCTGCACACTCACCCCCCGAAAATGGCATAGATAAGCCCCGCCCTCCAAAGAAGGACACGCCCAACAGCCCTGCATCAGTGGCATCATCTGGAAGCACCCCATCCTCCAAAACCAAGGAGCTCAGTCAT AATGACAAATCCTCCACGCCTGGCCTCAAGTCCAACACCCCCACACCTCGCAATGATGCCCCCACCCCTGGCACCAGCTCCACTCCCGGGCTCAGACCCATCCTGGGCAAACCACCAGGCATGGAGGCTCTTG cggCCCCAGCTCTGCGTACTCCTCTGTCCATCGCAGGCTCCTACCCTACTCCCTTTGCTATGATGGGCCATCACGAAATGAATGGAGGCCTGACTAGTCCCGGTGTGTATGCTGGTCTTCACATCTCCCCTCAGATGAGCGCTGCAGCAGCGGCAGCCTATGGACGCTCCCCAATG GGGTTTGATCCTCACACCCACATGAGAGCTCCCGGCCTTCCAGCCAGCCTCACATCCATTTCTGGTGGCAAACC TGCTTACTCCTTTCACGTCAGTGCAGACGGGCAGATGCAGCCCGTGCCCTTCCCACCAGACGCCCTGATCGGCCCCGGTATCCCACGCCACGCCCGGCAGATCAACACGCTTAGTCACGGCGAGGTGGTGTGCGCTGTTACCATTAGCAACCCCACACGTCATGTCTACACTGGTGGAAAAGGCTGTGTCAAAATCTGGGACATTAGCCAACCGGGCAGCAAGAGCCCCGTGTCCCAACTAGACTGTCTG AACAGGGATAACTACATCCGCTCCTGTAAGCTGCTGCCTGATGGTCGCACATTGATTGTTGGAGGCGAGGCCAGCACATTGACCATCTGGGATCTGGCCTCTCAGACACCCCGCATCAAAGCTGAGCTCACCTCCTCGGCCCCGGCATGCTACGCCTTGGCCATCAGCCCTGACGCCAAAGTCTGCTTCTCCTGCTGCAGTGATGGAAACATAGCCGTTTGGGACCTGCACAACCAGACTCTCGTTAG GCAGTTCCAGGGTCACACGGATGGTGCTAGCTGTATTGATATATCCCATGATGGCACTAAGCTGTGGACAGGCGGTCTTGACAATACTGTACGCTCCTGGGATCTGAGGGAAGGtcggcagctgcagcagcatgacTTCACTTCACAG ATCTTCTCCTTGGGCTACTGTCCGACTGGAGAATGGCTTGCTGTGGGCATGGAGAGCAGTAATGTGGAAGTGCTCCATCACTCAAAGCCAGACAAATATCAGCTCCACCTGCACGAGAgctgtgtcctctctctcaAGTTTGCTTATTGTg GTAAATGGTTCGTGAGCACAGGGAAGGACAATTTGTTGAATGCTTGGAGGACTCCTTATGGCGCCAGCATATTCCAG TCCAAGGAATCCTCGTCTGTCCTGAGCTGTGACATCTCAACGGACGACAAGTATATCGTGACGGGCTCTGGTGACAAGAAGGCCACTGTATATGAAGTGATCTATTAG
- the tle3a gene encoding transducin-like enhancer protein 3-A isoform X1, giving the protein MYPQGRHPAPHQPGQPGFKFTVAESCDRIKDEFQFLQAQYHSLKVEYDKLANEKTEMQRHYVMYYEMSYGLNIEMHKQTEIAKRLNAILAQIMPFLSQEHQQQVAQAVERAKQVTMTELNAIIGVRGLPNLPLTQQQLQAQHLSHAAHGPPVQLPPHPSGLQPPGIPPVTGSGSGLLALGALGSQAHLPVKDEKNHHDLEHRESTNNSISPSESLRTASEKHRSSSDYSLESKKRKVEEKDSMSRYDSDGEKSDDLVVDVSNEDPATPRASPAHSPPENGIDKPRPPKKDTPNSPASVASSGSTPSSKTKELSHNDKSSTPGLKSNTPTPRNDAPTPGTSSTPGLRPILGKPPGMEALAAPALRTPLSIAGSYPTPFAMMGHHEMNGGLTSPGVYAGLHISPQMSAAAAAAYGRSPMGFDPHTHMRAPGLPASLTSISGGKPAYSFHVSADGQMQPVPFPPDALIGPGIPRHARQINTLSHGEVVCAVTISNPTRHVYTGGKGCVKIWDISQPGSKSPVSQLDCLNRDNYIRSCKLLPDGRTLIVGGEASTLTIWDLASQTPRIKAELTSSAPACYALAISPDAKVCFSCCSDGNIAVWDLHNQTLVRQFQGHTDGASCIDISHDGTKLWTGGLDNTVRSWDLREGRQLQQHDFTSQIFSLGYCPTGEWLAVGMESSNVEVLHHSKPDKYQLHLHESCVLSLKFAYCGKWFVSTGKDNLLNAWRTPYGASIFQSKESSSVLSCDISTDDKYIVTGSGDKKATVYEVIY; this is encoded by the exons ATGTATCCACAAGGCCGACATCCG GCTCCACATCAGCCCGGCCAGCCTGGCTTCAAATTCACCGTAGCAGAGTCTTGTGACAGGATTAAAGATGAATTTCAGTTCCTGCAAGCCCAGTATCACAG TCTTAAGGTGGAGTACGACAAACTGGCCAATGAGAAGACCGAGATGCAGCGCCACTATGTCATG taTTATGAGATGTCCTACGGGCTGAACATAGAGATGCACAAACAG ACGGAGATTGCCAAACGGCTCAACGCAATTTTAGCTCAAATTATGCCTTTCCTGTCTCAAGAG CACCAACAGCAGGTTGCTCAGGCAGTGGAGCGGGCTAAGCAGGTGACTATGACCGAGCTGAATGCTATCATCGGGGTACGTGGACTTCCCAATCTGCCTCTGACC cagcaacagcttcagGCGCAGCACCTCTCCCACGCTGCTCATGGGCCTCCAGTCCAGCTTCCACCTCACCCCTCGGGCCTGCAGCCGCCCGGCATCCCCCCTGTGACCGGCTCTGGATCGGGCCTGCTGGCACTAGGGGCCCTGGGAAGCCAAGCACACCTCCCAGTAAAGGACGAGAAGAACCACCACGATCTGGAACACAGAG AAAGCACG AATAACTCTATATCCCCATCAGAAAGCTTACGCACAGCCAGTGAGAAGCACCGCAGCTCCTCTGACTACAGCTTGGAGTCTAAGAAACGCAAAGTAGAGGAGAAGGACAGCATGAGTAGATAC GacagtgatggagagaaaagtgATGACCTGGTGGTAGATGTGTCTAATGAG GACCCTGCCACGCCGCGTGCAAGCCCTGCACACTCACCCCCCGAAAATGGCATAGATAAGCCCCGCCCTCCAAAGAAGGACACGCCCAACAGCCCTGCATCAGTGGCATCATCTGGAAGCACCCCATCCTCCAAAACCAAGGAGCTCAGTCAT AATGACAAATCCTCCACGCCTGGCCTCAAGTCCAACACCCCCACACCTCGCAATGATGCCCCCACCCCTGGCACCAGCTCCACTCCCGGGCTCAGACCCATCCTGGGCAAACCACCAGGCATGGAGGCTCTTG cggCCCCAGCTCTGCGTACTCCTCTGTCCATCGCAGGCTCCTACCCTACTCCCTTTGCTATGATGGGCCATCACGAAATGAATGGAGGCCTGACTAGTCCCGGTGTGTATGCTGGTCTTCACATCTCCCCTCAGATGAGCGCTGCAGCAGCGGCAGCCTATGGACGCTCCCCAATG GGGTTTGATCCTCACACCCACATGAGAGCTCCCGGCCTTCCAGCCAGCCTCACATCCATTTCTGGTGGCAAACC TGCTTACTCCTTTCACGTCAGTGCAGACGGGCAGATGCAGCCCGTGCCCTTCCCACCAGACGCCCTGATCGGCCCCGGTATCCCACGCCACGCCCGGCAGATCAACACGCTTAGTCACGGCGAGGTGGTGTGCGCTGTTACCATTAGCAACCCCACACGTCATGTCTACACTGGTGGAAAAGGCTGTGTCAAAATCTGGGACATTAGCCAACCGGGCAGCAAGAGCCCCGTGTCCCAACTAGACTGTCTG AACAGGGATAACTACATCCGCTCCTGTAAGCTGCTGCCTGATGGTCGCACATTGATTGTTGGAGGCGAGGCCAGCACATTGACCATCTGGGATCTGGCCTCTCAGACACCCCGCATCAAAGCTGAGCTCACCTCCTCGGCCCCGGCATGCTACGCCTTGGCCATCAGCCCTGACGCCAAAGTCTGCTTCTCCTGCTGCAGTGATGGAAACATAGCCGTTTGGGACCTGCACAACCAGACTCTCGTTAG GCAGTTCCAGGGTCACACGGATGGTGCTAGCTGTATTGATATATCCCATGATGGCACTAAGCTGTGGACAGGCGGTCTTGACAATACTGTACGCTCCTGGGATCTGAGGGAAGGtcggcagctgcagcagcatgacTTCACTTCACAG ATCTTCTCCTTGGGCTACTGTCCGACTGGAGAATGGCTTGCTGTGGGCATGGAGAGCAGTAATGTGGAAGTGCTCCATCACTCAAAGCCAGACAAATATCAGCTCCACCTGCACGAGAgctgtgtcctctctctcaAGTTTGCTTATTGTg GTAAATGGTTCGTGAGCACAGGGAAGGACAATTTGTTGAATGCTTGGAGGACTCCTTATGGCGCCAGCATATTCCAG TCCAAGGAATCCTCGTCTGTCCTGAGCTGTGACATCTCAACGGACGACAAGTATATCGTGACGGGCTCTGGTGACAAGAAGGCCACTGTATATGAAGTGATCTATTAG